One segment of Elusimicrobiota bacterium DNA contains the following:
- a CDS encoding RtcB family protein: MKKIIITEKLPIKMWIDEVESGAARQIRNLANLPFAFSHIAIMPDCHSGYGMPIGGVLATRDVIIPNAVGVDIGCGMCAVRTTIKEINKETLRKIIGRIRSLIPLGFEHYKQKQPEILMPERKAEYTVIEREWENALTQIGTLGGGNHFIEIQKGNDGYIWIMIHSGSRNLGKQVADYYNRLAKRLGDKFQPRIPSNFDLAFLPLGTKEGEDYVNEMNFCVKFALNNRKRMMEKICDIFSEEFSGNIKFPEMINIEHNYAKLEKHFGRDVWVHRKGATLASKDTVGIVPGSQGAKSYIVKGLGNPESFLSCAHGAGRKMSRHEAMRVLSVEEEAGRLDKQGILHAIRGKRDLDEAPSAYKNISEVMDAQKDLVEILVELSPLAVIKG, encoded by the coding sequence ATGAAAAAAATAATCATCACGGAAAAACTGCCTATAAAAATGTGGATTGACGAAGTTGAGTCAGGGGCAGCCCGCCAAATAAGAAACCTTGCAAATTTACCCTTCGCATTCAGCCACATTGCAATTATGCCCGATTGCCACTCGGGATACGGTATGCCTATCGGCGGTGTGCTTGCCACAAGAGATGTTATTATACCCAACGCCGTAGGAGTAGATATCGGCTGCGGTATGTGCGCGGTAAGGACCACCATAAAAGAGATAAATAAAGAAACACTAAGAAAAATTATCGGAAGAATAAGAAGCCTGATTCCTTTAGGATTTGAACATTACAAACAAAAACAGCCGGAAATATTGATGCCGGAACGCAAAGCGGAATACACAGTTATTGAACGCGAATGGGAAAACGCGCTTACGCAAATCGGCACTTTGGGCGGGGGAAATCATTTTATTGAAATACAAAAAGGAAATGACGGCTATATCTGGATTATGATTCATTCAGGATCGCGCAATCTCGGCAAGCAGGTGGCGGATTATTATAACAGATTGGCAAAAAGATTAGGGGACAAATTTCAGCCGAGAATCCCTTCAAACTTTGATCTCGCATTTTTACCGCTAGGAACAAAAGAGGGCGAAGACTATGTCAATGAAATGAATTTTTGCGTCAAGTTCGCATTGAATAACAGAAAAAGAATGATGGAAAAAATCTGCGATATTTTTTCGGAAGAATTTTCGGGGAACATTAAATTTCCTGAAATGATAAATATTGAACACAATTATGCCAAGCTAGAAAAACATTTCGGCAGAGATGTCTGGGTTCATAGAAAAGGAGCAACCTTGGCTTCAAAGGATACGGTCGGAATTGTTCCCGGAAGCCAGGGTGCAAAAAGTTATATAGTTAAAGGGCTCGGGAATCCGGAAAGTTTTTTGAGCTGCGCTCACGGAGCCGGAAGAAAAATGAGCAGGCATGAAGCAATGAGAGTATTATCCGTAGAAGAAGAAGCCGGAAGATTGGACAAACAAGGAATACTGCACGCAATTCGCGGAAAAAGAGACTTGGATGAAGCCCCTTCAGCATACAAAAACATTTCAGAAGTTATGGATGCCCAGAAAGATCTGGTTGAAATATTAGTGGAACTTTCACCCCTTGCGGTCATAAAAGGCTAG